GTAAAATTGAATTGAGTTTATTACAATTGTTTGAGTTTCTTTGTCGGAAAATGTTAACCTTCTCTTAATGAGTTATGCAGAATTTACCCCTAAGAAGGAAGTATGTCTCATCGTAAGTTTGAACACCCAAGACATGGCTCTTTGGGATTTCTTCCTCGGAAAAGAGCTTCGCGCCACAGAGGAAAAGGTTTTTGATGCTTTTCCCTTATCTGAATGAACAATTTGAAGACCTgtaatttcatggttagaagtTGTAATCAGTTATACTAAAAAACCTGACTTACTGACACATCAAATGTCTACAACATACACTTCTGTAGCAAGTTGCTGATTCACTTGAGGTATTCTGTGTGATATATGTGATATAGTTCTATATTGGTGACATAAGCATGCTCAAGTAGTAACATTTTATTGTGGTGGAAACAATCTAAATGACTGGCTTGTTGATGTTATCTGCTGTATCCTCTCATGTTCACTCTATCGTCCTATTCTAAattgcttctcttcttcttattctgAATAAAGTTAAATTTCAGTTCATGTTTTTATGTTGCAGTCAAGGCCTTCCCAAAGGATGATGCAACAAAACCATGTAGGTTAACTGCCTTTCTGGGATATAAAGCTGGGATGACTCATATTGTCAGAGAAGTTGAAAAGCCAGGATCCAGTGAGTTTCATGTGTGCCCAATGTAGTGCAAACTATTGATTTAAGTCTATTCATACAGGCATTTATTAGTAGTTTTCCTATCATATATGTAACTAATCTGCAgtatattgagattttttttgtgtcaacTTGTTATTATTGTTACCAAGATGTTATAGTTACTTCATGTTGAGCAGTAAACCTTGAAGGTTGGAGGTAATCAGTTTCTGAATTGAGCAAAACTCTTCACCACTGACTTAGTTTACTGCAACTgtaataatcttttgaaagaagcTTTTGAGTTAGTTTTTAGCAAAGTTGCCTGATGCCGTTTGTTAATGGATTTATGCAGAACTTCACAAGAAGGAAACATGTGAAGCCGTTACTATGATTGAAACCCCTCCTATGGTTGTGGTTGGTTTGGTTGGCTATGTTAAAACACCTCGTGGGCTCCGCTCTTTGAACACTGTCTGGGCTCAGCATCTTAGCGAAGAGGTGAAGAGAAGATTCTACAAGAACTGGTGTAAGTCCAAAAAGAAGGCTTTCACCAAGTATACTAAGAAATATGAATCTGAAGATGGGAAAAAGGACATTCAGTCACAATTGGAGAAGTTGAAGAAGTACTGCTCTGTTATCCGTGTTTTGGCCCACACCCAGGTGAACATTACTTGCTTCCTTGCTAAACTCGTAATCTTCTCCAATGCAATGCAAAAATTTGTGCATCTGATGGATTTGAATGGCTGCATGTGCCTCATAATATATGATTTGGGAATCTTCCTACTATGGTGGGGTGTCTAATTAACTGATTCTTTCTGATTCTTAATGGTCTGATTatgtagataagaaaaatgaagggaCTGAAGCAGAAGAAAGCCCATCTCATGGAgattcaagtgaatggtgggaCTGTTGCCCAGAAAGTTGATTATGCTTATGGATTCTTTGAGAAGCAGATTCCAGTGGATGCTGTATTTCAGAAGGATGAGATGATTGACATCATTGGAGTTACCAAGGGTAAGGGCTATGAGGGAGTGGTGACCAGGTGGGGTGTAACTCGCCTTCCTCGTAAGACCCACCGAGGGCTTCGCAAGGTGGCTTGTATTGGGGCCTGGCATCCTGCTAGGGTTTCATTCACAGTTGCTAGGGCTGGTCAGAATGGGTATCATCACCGTACTGAGATGAATAAAAAGCTCTACAAGGTTGGGAAAGCGGGTCAGGAGTCTCATTCTGCTATGACTGAATTTGACAGGTTTGTTAGCttattttctttgcatttttagAGTCTCAAGAGATGGTCAAAGCATGACATTCTTACCAAACATGAGGGAAGTCTTCAAACTGGGAGGGATGTGTCTGATGTGGCTTTTTATGTCTTGATTCTAGGACTGAGAAAGACATTACACCTATGGGAGGGTTTCCCCATTATGGTGTGGTGAAGGAAGATTACCTGATGATAAAAGGATGCTGCGTGGGACCGAAGAAGCGTGTTGTCACGTTAAGGCAGTCCTTATTGAAACAAACTTCTAGAGTGGCCATGGAGGAGATCAAACTCAAGTTTATCGATACGTCCTCCAAGTTTGGCCATGGTCGTTTCCAGACAACACAGGAAAAGGCCAGGTTCTTTGGAAGGCTCAAGGCTTGATAGCTATCCAGAACTTAAGATCTCTCGTTTGGCCTTTTACTGTTCCGGAGACTATTCAATTCAACCCATATAACTTGAAAGTTTCTTCGACTTATTTTTCTGTTCGAGTTCGCTGTATTCCATCGATTTAGTAGTATTATTGAGCCTTCGAAAATGAACAATATAATggaattcttgattttctttaaacttcttTGCCTGTTTAAAATCAGCTTAGTCTACAGACACGGTCAAGTGAATTGGATGGAATTTTACTTGTTCCAAGTATTTTCATGCATGATGCAAAAATTGAGTTCTTTGTTTTGGGTTCCGACTGTGCATCCGCCAAACTTATAGGGGCATCGCATCCTAAAGGTTGGATCCTGCCTATTGGTGGCGCCATCGCATCCTAAGTCACATGAAGGAAACGTCGCGAACCAGTGTCAATTGTCCAACCTTCATTGATTGGGAAGGAACGTAAGGAGCACGATGCAAGGTCCACAGACTTGGATGAGAGCCTTTCTAGTGATGTGATCTCAGCGCAAGAAAAATATGATGCCATGTTCAATCAAACTAAATTATCGCAAGCCCAGGTGGCCTCCCATCTGCGAAAATTCTGATTCAGATGGCATGATGACAGCACGTCAGCATCAATCAGTCATATCCTGCCTGCAAGCTCTACAGTCCCGACGTAACACTCCGATGGGAGAAAATGAACCGTGGAataagaacagagagagagagcaatagAGAGGCAAGGCGAGAGCACAGTTACTCGAGTCACATCATGGGGTTTCTGTCCACTCCTTTTACCTTTGATGATTCAATTTCACGAGACTCCGTGAATGTTCAAGCTAAATGAGTAAGGTTGAATTTAACAAAATATTCCCCGATGGCAGAGAAAAATACAAGATGGCTTTGAGAAGGAGACCAAGGTCAGAGAAAAGAGGTAgagaaaatatcatattatgGCTCTAGAACCTTTTTCCATACGGCATAATGTCTCGGAGAGCTTATGCTTTCTGGTAATGTCAAGAGTGATGATGAGGAATGGGGTCCCCTTCGTCCTTTTGAAAATGTCTTACATGCAAAAGAGGAATCACCATATTTTCACTATGATGACCTCCACCACTTCACGACATTGATTATGTGTGCTTGTATAGATTCAGTCTTTCGTCTGCCAAAATCGCAGCACATGTGCCTATTGCTTTCGGCTCCAGCTGCTTACATCTCGtttctttgatttttagttcttttcttagtttttttttcttttcattttggtgtATTGGACCAGGCAGGCTTTATGTCTTTACCAGACATTGTGATTGCCTTGTTGACGAAAGTCCTTAATTCATGGCACTTCCgaatggtctctctctctctctctctctctctctcatatcttTTTCAGCTTTCATGCAAGTCACTATAGTATAGCCTTTACCCCAGGACCTTATTCTATATCAAGAATATTCTTTTCTTGATGGTAACTCTCCTTTTCTTGCATGACAAATCGAGATTTCGTTCCAGCTTCAATTTATTGGAAagtaagaaaattttgatttaagatAATACAGATAGCACCAGTGTTAGTCACAAAAGCAAATACATGCATATCGGAATCTCTTTTGTCATGGCAACTAGtaggtttctttcttttcttcaattatAATGTATCTAATCAAACTTTCAAATCAATCTAAATTTTGGGGAAATAACTACGCAAAGTCACTATGACAAAGTATAAATTATCTTTGGCAAAACACTTGGAACTTACTTTATCTTACTattgaaggaaaatgaaagtaGTCCCTCTTGGTCAATTTATTAGATGATTACACGTTAGAAACACTTTGACAGTAATTGTAGGAAGGTTGATTAActgcattttcatgatattctCCTTTTGGCAAACCAAAATTCAGTTTTCAGATATCGATGCAAGAAGTAGTTCGTGTCTCGTGTTATCTTATGAATAATCAgtacattttctattttattgtCTATCCTGAGAATTCTATACCATACTCTTGTAAGGGGACTTGGTCCAAAGTCATTGCCTAGAATGTTCTTCTCCCATATTATAAATGTCCAAACTATCATCTGACCAGAAATGTCTCTGATTTTTCATGTTCATGGCTCTAaaattaccttttcttttctgcacATAAATAAGCCCATTGTGGAGCAGATtttgctctctttcttttcaggTTATGCTCCGTCTTAGcagcttttctctttctctttttctttctttctttatttggtagGGAATAATCATGGAGCTGTGGTTGGACATTTCTACCTTACATTATTACCATAAAGTGGGTATGTTGGATATAGATTTCATTGCACATTATTGCCATCATGCAGTCATTTAAGCCAAGAAGTTAACCTCTAATTAAGCTTATCCACAAAAGCCATGTGTATTTCAACTCTATAATCATGTCAAAGGGTGTTTAATGAGTGTGATTAGGAAATCTAAAACAATCTCACCCTCCCAACCAAGAGAAATTTGGATAAGTGGCTTGGTGACTTGATGTAAGAGTTGGGACCTTGGAGCATTTTCTGAAACCAGAAGAACCAGAGACACTGCTCAAGAAGCACTGCTTTTGGACTCCCCAGACAGGAAGGCCCATTCCTTGTCCACTTGTTTTGAGTCTCCAACCCAGACAAGGTATAGTATCCATTAAGTTAAGCATCAAAGAACATGCAACATCACAACATAAcagaggaagaaaagggaaagtacTATTACTTAACTTTGTCTTTACTTTTTCTACTTGGGTATAAAGGTAGCTTAAAAGATTGCGCTCTAGACATCGCCGTTCAGAAGTCGTGTCTTGGTTTTGGATGGTTTCATAGAAGCTCAAGCTTTTCGGACCAGAAGCCTAGTAAGGATGCTCCTACTTCCCAATCATTTTCAGGATCCAGACTGGATCTTTTAAGGCCACATCCAGACAAGGTTAGTTGATACATGTATATCATCGTAGGTCATTACCAGACATTGGTGTTTTACTGATAGAGATACCGAGGACACAGCCGCTAAAACTGAGGTGAGCTATTTTTCCTCAATCTGGAATACTAGTCTATGAGTATCTACCTCAAAATGCATAAGTTTTGATGAAGTGCCGTCTGAGCGCACTTTTTGTGAAACCAGTCATTTAGTTCCAAACCTGGTGAAATACTCGTGGTAGCGGTGTTTGAAATGATGTGCTGTCaaatttggcttttctttttagttcaCTTCAAGTTTGGGTTGTCTTTCTGTTAAAGTAAATTCACTTCATATAAGGAAGTCATGTACTGAGTTTTGTCTTGCCTCATTAGCCACCCTTCTTCTTCCTGAACCACCTCAATAAGCGCAAGTCAATTAGCTTCGGCAATATAGGCCGTGTCTCTGTTAAATACTAAATCTAGGTTATTTGGGAAATCCATCTGAATTCCTTGTCAAAATATCCAGGCCGCATTTATGGAGATGGATCATCGTAGTCTTCTCCCGTattcttctcccttcttttcGCTCTTTCAAGGTTCATTTACAGTTTACAGTTCAGcattcttcactttctttcatACCTTCCTAAGCGATTGTTTAATACGTTATCAATTCAAATAGCTTTTAGTAGAGAGCATGTGATAGTAGTtcgaatttcaaagaaatttttgagTTCGCAGCATGCCTTCGCACTTGTGGGATGATCCGTGATATTGTTATCATGCTTAAATCTTTATGCAGGGATAAGAACTTAGCAGATAGAGTTTTCAGAGGATTCAGTAGATAGAGCTATCTGGACTTATCGAGAGATGAACACGATCATTGGAAACAATTAAAATCGCCTCTTATAGTCTGGAAAAAAAGACCTTCATAAActgccaagaaagaagaatcgaGAAAAGCGAACTTTTCCTGGACAACCATGGATGGATTTGATTCTGAAAGACCAAAGCCATGGAACATATATACCAATTCAGATCCGAGCTCATCCCAAGCAACACTAGATAGGGAAACTCCATGGAAAAGCTTTGGAGCATCAATGAATGCCATATCTTTTGGATTTGTTGCCACAGCAATTTTGATATCCTTGTTCCTTATTATGGCTATCTTTGAACATCTGTTCAGACCCAGTCCCTCTTTCACTTCACCTGAACCCATGAACAACAGTTCTCTGGAAGCAGGAGAGACAGAGAAGCTTCGCAATCCGCAGCTAGTAAGTTTCACCTTcattttatccataaaattcCCTTTCTATCGTCTTTTACAATCTATTGGACTAGCAAGACCTTTTTAAGATTCTTTACAGGGATCTTGTGAATTCACAGTTCGAGTTTCATCCTTTTGATGCCGAATTGGGAAAAGAGCTTCTCGTTGAACTCACTCTTAGAAGAATATTAATCACAAAAATCAGCCTTAGATACTTCATTTCTGCATTTAGCTTCTGTTTATTTTTCCCCATGTGGGCATTAGTTCATTCATACCCATTGTAGAGTCAGTCAAAAAGGGGAAGCTAACGCCACTCGCCTGGACAAGCTAACGTGGCCTCTGGGATAGACCCTTATTTGCTAAATATCGCTACCGGAAGAGAACCGTAAGAGGACGCGTAGAAGACTatgagaaaagaaacaagacCTCATGTACCATGTTGAGCTTTCTAAAACTGATCaagattttcattttgtaaAACAGGTGTCTACGCACTATGCTTCAGACATCCCGGTGCTAATGCCGGCGCAGCACTGTCCTACCTACATTGCTCAACCTGCTCCTCTCCCCTGTCCAAGAGAAGGATTTTATCGGCCTTATCATGAagacaaattttctctttcagtACGTAGTTCCCGCAATGAGAGCCATCACTGAATCTGCTTGTATATCGATAGGGGCATGAGATCCTCATCTGTGAACCGCATCTCACTTTACAACACCCCTcgcaacaaaaaagaaacgagaTAAATGAGTAGTTTAGGCTTATGGAGACGAATAGGAGCAGCGAGGGAAGTTCGGGTTCAGTTTTCATTCTACAATGTACGATATAATGCATCAATGAAAATGAGTGAAGAGCTTGATAAGATCTAAGAGATCCGTGACTTAAAAGCATGAATTCAGTATTGGAGAAGGGAAGCTTCCCCAGGTGAATTAGTCCATCTCTAAGTGACGACAAATGGAGCGCTACTACTCAACCTTGATCAAGTCTTAATTCTGCACCAAAATGTTGTTTGCTACTGTTCCGTGGCAGACAGAGTTatggaaaaaatggaaacaGATGTACCGAAACGCTGTGCATCTCACTTCACTTGAATGTCATACATTCACCGTGTAAATGAGCATTAACAACTCTTGCCGGAATAGTAGTACGTGGGATTGCCTGACCTAAAAAACAGAGAATGAAGTTCACGAAGAAAGAACTGAACTGAACTAGTGAGGAGATGGAAAGACGAGGCTGCAGGTTCTCATCTTCAACCTTCGCCAATCTCACTTGGGGTGTTCTCAGTATATGTAATAGAAAGCAGAAAAAGGAACAAGAATGGTTAGACCACATGAGTTGCGTTCTTGTGCCTTGATGATCCTAGAAGGAAGATGTGAGTTGTTAATGACAATAGCATCAGCTAGTAACAATAGTCCGGGGGATTACAAAAAAGTGGCCATACATTAATACcccagacaaaaaaaaagcctGCAGTATATTGAGATTCATGGAAATTCAGCTTTCTTCTTAATTATGTGAATTGCTTTTCGCTCTCTGCAGAAATGGACTTAAGAATTACTGCATCATCCTACGAAGCTGGGGTGTTACATGAATGCTGATtgggaaaagaaattgcatgcCTTAGCTTTACGCATTTAGATAAAAAGATATTACTTGTAATGTACGAACAAGGACACAGCCCACCCAGCAGAGAAATTTCAAAGCCCAAAAACTTTTCTACGCGTAATTTACCTTCTGCTCTGCCTCAATTCAGCTATTTGCTTTGGCAGTTTAAATTTTCGGAGCGTGCTACAACTGCTGTTTGCACCACTTCAAGTGGATTCCATTGTCTGCTTAAGACTGGATGAGCACTGCTAGTGGTCCTCAAGTGTTTCTTCATCTGGTCTGCTTAAGACTGGATGAGAACTGCTAGTGGTCCTCGAGTATTTCTTCATCTGGTAATACGACAGTGAGCAATGAATACTTCACCCGGAGAGAGATCTTTCCCTTCTCAACCATGAGCCTCGCCCCAGAAACAACCCAATAGCCAGGAGACTCCTCTGGCCCTCTTGTCATCTCTGTAGTGTCAACCAGCTTTAGAAGCTTGGGTGCTTGAACAGGCACTGGCGGTCCACCAGGGTAAACAGCAGAGTTTATATTCACCTCTGCAGGCCTGGGTGGTGGTCTCTGAACTGTGGAGAAGTGATGACTTATTAATGTTGATATGAGTCCCGACTTGGCTGCTAATCCGGGAGATCCATCCCACTCTGGACGCTTAACTACAGCGGCACCCAACGTGGTGGCAAAGCGGAGTCGTAAGAAAAGAACGTTTTTCATCCCATAGTTCTCTACCTGCAATTGGGCACCAGTGACAATGGAAAGATCCTCATCAGACTCAACAGGTGCAGTGCAGACATGGGAGAAGTTCTTCCACTGGACTTTCTCATAGTACTTCCTATCATAAGATTCATGGGCGAAGTTGCCATTTGGATCATCCATGAGTTGGAATATTTTTGGAAGAGAGGAGAGGTGCTGCAAATGAATCGCTAGGCGGTCGCTTTTTTTACCTTCCAAATAAAGCCTTAGGCCAGTAACAGGCCTCTTACCCACATCAACCTATCATGCAACACAAGGAACAGAGTAAGCCAGAATATAGGTCATacttattataaaataataatgctccTCCGAAGTTCTATATGAATCCACCAAAATTATTCTCAATATAGTACTGACAATAGCTCTAGGTTTCTCTATGGCTAAATGGGCCAACTGTGCAACATGAAACTCCTCCATGCTTTATCCCTTCAATCTAATTAAGAATATATGAtgcattcaaaaagaaaaagaaataagaaaaagaaaaatcctaatGATATATGACACAATGAGCCAgcataatgaaaagaaaataagtgagAGATGACTAATAAAACTTTACCGGGGTGGTATTCACGTATAATTTGGGTCCCATCAAGCTGAAACGCAAAGAACTGGTGCTTTGTCGCTTGCGCTGGGGACCAAGAGGAAGCTCGCTGAACACTGGTGCCCACTGCCTGGGCAGCTGGAATTCCAAAAATTGGTGGAGCTCATCTATTGGGGGTTTATCTATAAAGTAGAGATAAAGGTGATGAGGTAGCTACATATTGATGGCACCAACACAAACTAAACAAATTCCTGTTCGAAATATCTCATGGAAGTTCAATAAAAAGCTTTACAATAGCTTTTCAAtgtgtattattattattattatttatcttttttttagtATCACTGAGGAATATCCATCATATGAGAATACAGTGACAGGTAACATTACAGCTAACAAAACAAAGAGGTGCCAATAACCAAATTAATACATGGACAAGGGGAAGAATGACTAACATCTCAAATACAAGTTAATTGCATGGCTCAAAAAGCCACTTCCTGCAACTCCACTGAGTAGTGAGGTAATGGGAATGAATGACATTGAGATGACATCAGGTTCCAACTGAACGGTGTTTAACCAATCATTATGAGACAGGTGTTTACTACcactccctcctctcctcttgcAAATGGTTGCAATGTCCTGCATTTAGCAAACAGGGGACAACTTTCACAAAGCGTTTATAATGGATAACTCACCAGGAACTTTAGAAGATAAATTTAACTTGAACATCGAACAATACCTCCTTGGGCAGATAAGAACTTGATGAACTGGCATCTGCAAACCGTAGACGCTGCTCCCTGATATCAAACTGAAAAATAAATGGTTAAATAAGACAGCGATAGTTTTGGTATATCCATTTTGCAATGACTTTCTGAGAGTTGAATTCATCCCAAGATCAAGTAGCTAGAAATCAGAAGATAATTCTCTTCTATTTAAAACATGCAGCTCTTAATGCAATGATAATATCTTAGTAGATAAAACAAAAACTTCAGATAAGAGATGATTATATCGGGGACAAGCCTAAGATCCATCcaatagaaaaataactaaGAAAGGCCTAAAGATCCAAATATGTGAACATTTTAAAAGTGCAATTCTCCATATCTAGCACTACAATTGGACACAGCTTATGTACTATTTTTGCAACTTCACGAACCTTATCATGCTGGTAAACTTGTTCAGAAGCCATATACTGTCCATTACCATCGAGAAATCTCTTATCAGCCATTTCCTTCAGCCTCTTCTGTACATCAGCAGGCTGAAGAGTTGATGAATGCTGCTGCTTCACAAATATCACATCCTTCCCTCCCATCTTTATGCCAACAATAATATGGGTCCCAAACATCTCGATGAACCTAGAAGCACATTTATATTGATTAAATGTTCAAGCTCTATGGAATCACCCATTATGCGCTGCACCTACTAAAGATAAACATCAGCCAACTTCCATTGTCATTGCATTTATCTTGTGAAAAAATCTTACCACTGAACAATAAGGATATACTAACTTAGTCAAACACCAGAGGTTGAGAGGTTTCACGTGACTAATCAAAGACTTCATTGGGCAAATTGACTTATTAAAGACTTGATGATATGCAAATAGAAGTTTATAACTTGAAAAGACACTAGCTGACAAAAATATGCAGAAAATGGGATTTTGGATCTACCAATTCAAAATCagcatataaaataaaaattgtcagTATCAATATATAGTTCAAAAATACTATGcagtaaaaatggaaaaaagtgcaaaagaagTCCTAAACCAGAATTCATGACAAGGAACAAATTTCACTATAACTCTGAAAGACGGACACAATCTCATGATAAGATTGCagtcaaaattatgaaaataatgcAGTCCACCTTGCCAATGCAGCAGGTTCCCATGTCGTTGGGACAGCATTCTTGACATGATCACAGAGAACTATCTGAGATTTTTCTAACGCAACGGTATATAGAGTGATGAACACCCCATCAAAGGCAAGGGTCTTAGTGTTTGCCGCATCTTTCTGCCAACATCCCGAAAATTCAAACATTGCATTAAAGAGGCCTGAAGGTATTTTTCCAGTTAAAGACATGTCCTGATTGAATTGCTCGGACATCtgtaagagaaaaaagaaatagacaaTTAAAAGTTGGAGATACATGgtacaaagagaaaaaaagggacaGAGCATGCACTGACAAGCATTAGACGCATTTTCTTATACATTAATCTTTTGGGGGGGATTTGAGTCTCAAAGTATGATGATTAGTAGCCCCTCAGCACCTCTATTTTGAAATGCTTCTACTTTACTAACCccgataaaagaaagaaaactttaCAATGACACGCATATTAACTAACATTTATAGATTCTgtggataaggaaaagaaaatgaatgtgaTGTTTAAAACATCAAGGAGGCAGTAACCACCAGTGGAACATATTTTGAAAGGATTATTGCATACATGCCagaagaattcaagaaaaattaacaaagagaAATCCTAGATTAATCAGGTGCAGCAACCTCCTCTATGGCATTTGAAGAAACTTAATTACCTAAACCTAGTGTCCCCAAGAAGGgaagagataaatttctaattaaaatgcATGCAAATCACATATTACTAATACGAAAGTTCAGGATAAGATCAGTAACGTAGCAATGTCATTTACTCTGCAAACTCCACAAAAACCCAGATGCATACACCTAAAAAGGTGTGGCTACATGATCATGCACACGCTGAATGAGGAACAAGAGAAAAACTTCagattgggaaaaaaaaaaaaaaaaaaaaacattactaAACACGGTCTATCTCACAGGAAGCAAACCTCCAAGTTTTAGTAGTTGAAAGAACAGTTACGACAgtgacaaagatgaagaaaatggtcACTTAACATAAACTGAAAAGGGGCACGAGTAGAAGGAATAATGTCAAGAAGGTACAAATGACATCAAGCAACAACAAATACCTGTTGGAAAGAAAGTACGTCGGACCTGAAACGTGTACGCTCTCCTTTGTCACACTTAATCGATTTAGAGACGTTTGGGATGGAGAGCCCACCAGGCAGAACAATCTCACATCCATCGTCTTCATCTATTTGAATCAATCGCGAATCCTTCGGATTGCCCTTACAGTACTTGAGCCTCAGATCCACCGCTACATCATATCCACGTCCAATCGATCCAATGGCCACCTTAGCAGCTTCTGGACCTGGAAGCTTTAGAGCCATTGCTCAACGCCTCGGAATTCTCCAGAAGCGCATGTGGGAGGGTCTGAAAATAACCGGGGGAGAAAGAGGGGCCAAAAGAGGGTCACCAGCGGCGCAATTCAATCATATTTCCATCCGAAAGCCAGAAGCAAAGAGCGTAGCAGACGCAAAAGCTCCATAAAAAtataagttgaaaaaaaaataaaaaataaaaaaatttgaaatttttaagggCATGGATCCCCTCAATTAAGGAAAGAAATCTGGAGATTTATCTCTCATGCAGTCAGTCAAAGCAAGCAAGAAAAGCGTGCCGGGATCCACGCAGGCAGGCAGGGTCAGTCACATTGTGCTGAAATCCGTGAAAGATCTAATGTGCAATAGTTCAGAGATGCGTCACTAGCCATTCAAGAACCATAAAGCACCCACAGATTGACGCCGAACCAGTAAACACAACTCGTGCGCCGGAGATGGAGAATCGTGTCGAAGACGACATTTTGCACCCAAAAACCAGATCTGAACAGTGTAAAGAGGCCGAAGGAATACCAAATTTTAGCTAAGGAGGAATCACGGGGCACATTGTTCCCGGTCGTGCGGATTGCGGCGGCCGCGGGAATCGATCAGCAGCAAGGCCCCAACTTCACTTGGGCGAGGAGAGGTGAGCTCGCATTGTCAGTGAGCACACCGCATTCGGCTCAAACCGCGCCTCTCTCGGGCTTGGATTGATCCAACGCACTGTAGCAGAAACCGCAATATTCGACTGTGCAGGTGCCGAaccattaaaaagaagaagaagattttaaaaataaaaaataaaaaccctagcCAGCTGATAGAGATGACGAGCTTAGAGAGagaatattttctcgagagagagagagagtgagagtggGGAGTGTTGACGAAATTGGGAGAGTGATTTCGGTTTGACCACCCATAGAATATTTGGGGAGCGGGGAGAAGAGAGACGCACGCAACTCCAAATTGACAGCGACTTAAGTGAGCCGCGCGCCGCGCGCCAGACAGACAGCCAGGTCAAACCAGTCGTGATACGCTCACGGTAATCGCACGG
Above is a window of Eucalyptus grandis isolate ANBG69807.140 chromosome 9, ASM1654582v1, whole genome shotgun sequence DNA encoding:
- the LOC104420005 gene encoding MACPF domain-containing protein At4g24290 isoform X2: MSEQFNQDMSLTGKIPSGLFNAMFEFSGCWQKDAANTKTLAFDGVFITLYTVALEKSQIVLCDHVKNAVPTTWEPAALARFIEMFGTHIIVGIKMGGKDVIFVKQQHSSTLQPADVQKRLKEMADKRFLDGNGQYMASEQVYQHDKFDIREQRLRFADASSSSSYLPKEDIATICKRRGGSGSKHLSHNDWLNTVQLEPDVISMSFIPITSLLSGVAGSGFLSHAINLYLRYKPPIDELHQFLEFQLPRQWAPVFSELPLGPQRKRQSTSSLRFSLMGPKLYVNTTPVDVGKRPVTGLRLYLEGKKSDRLAIHLQHLSSLPKIFQLMDDPNGNFAHESYDRKYYEKVQWKNFSHVCTAPVESDEDLSIVTGAQLQVENYGMKNVLFLRLRFATTLGAAVVKRPEWDGSPGLAAKSGLISTLISHHFSTVQRPPPRPAEVNINSAVYPGGPPVPVQAPKLLKLVDTTEMTRGPEESPGYWVVSGARLMVEKGKISLRVKYSLLTVVLPDEEILEDH
- the LOC104420005 gene encoding MACPF domain-containing protein At4g24290 isoform X1, producing MALKLPGPEAAKVAIGSIGRGYDVAVDLRLKYCKGNPKDSRLIQIDEDDGCEIVLPGGLSIPNVSKSIKCDKGERTRFRSDVLSFQQMSEQFNQDMSLTGKIPSGLFNAMFEFSGCWQKDAANTKTLAFDGVFITLYTVALEKSQIVLCDHVKNAVPTTWEPAALARFIEMFGTHIIVGIKMGGKDVIFVKQQHSSTLQPADVQKRLKEMADKRFLDGNGQYMASEQVYQHDKFDIREQRLRFADASSSSSYLPKEDIATICKRRGGSGSKHLSHNDWLNTVQLEPDVISMSFIPITSLLSGVAGSGFLSHAINLYLRYKPPIDELHQFLEFQLPRQWAPVFSELPLGPQRKRQSTSSLRFSLMGPKLYVNTTPVDVGKRPVTGLRLYLEGKKSDRLAIHLQHLSSLPKIFQLMDDPNGNFAHESYDRKYYEKVQWKNFSHVCTAPVESDEDLSIVTGAQLQVENYGMKNVLFLRLRFATTLGAAVVKRPEWDGSPGLAAKSGLISTLISHHFSTVQRPPPRPAEVNINSAVYPGGPPVPVQAPKLLKLVDTTEMTRGPEESPGYWVVSGARLMVEKGKISLRVKYSLLTVVLPDEEILEDH
- the LOC104420002 gene encoding 60S ribosomal protein L3, with amino-acid sequence MSHRKFEHPRHGSLGFLPRKRASRHRGKVKAFPKDDATKPCRLTAFLGYKAGMTHIVREVEKPGSKLHKKETCEAVTMIETPPMVVVGLVGYVKTPRGLRSLNTVWAQHLSEEVKRRFYKNWCKSKKKAFTKYTKKYESEDGKKDIQSQLEKLKKYCSVIRVLAHTQIRKMKGLKQKKAHLMEIQVNGGTVAQKVDYAYGFFEKQIPVDAVFQKDEMIDIIGVTKGKGYEGVVTRWGVTRLPRKTHRGLRKVACIGAWHPARVSFTVARAGQNGYHHRTEMNKKLYKVGKAGQESHSAMTEFDRTEKDITPMGGFPHYGVVKEDYLMIKGCCVGPKKRVVTLRQSLLKQTSRVAMEEIKLKFIDTSSKFGHGRFQTTQEKARFFGRLKA